The following coding sequences are from one Lysinibacillus sp. FSL W8-0992 window:
- a CDS encoding DUF1273 domain-containing protein produces MLQRIIITGYKPHELGIFNDKHPGIPIIKKALESRLRALLDEGLEWVIISGQQGVETWSAEVVLTLKEEFPNLKYAIITPFLEQEKNWQEIKQEKYQSLVAQADFVTSVTKKPYEAPWQFTEKDKFIIQNTDGLLLVYDEENEGSPKYMKRLAEKYMENNDYTILTINSYDLQVIAEEIQQQQQDW; encoded by the coding sequence GTGTTACAGCGAATTATAATTACAGGCTATAAACCACACGAACTTGGTATTTTTAATGACAAGCATCCTGGTATCCCCATTATTAAAAAAGCTTTAGAAAGCCGCTTAAGAGCCTTATTGGATGAAGGTTTGGAATGGGTCATTATTAGTGGTCAACAAGGTGTGGAAACATGGAGTGCAGAGGTTGTCTTAACGTTAAAAGAGGAATTTCCTAATTTAAAATACGCAATCATCACCCCATTTTTAGAACAAGAAAAGAACTGGCAAGAAATAAAACAAGAAAAATATCAGTCACTAGTTGCTCAGGCAGACTTTGTAACAAGTGTGACAAAAAAGCCGTATGAAGCTCCTTGGCAGTTTACTGAAAAAGATAAATTTATTATTCAAAACACAGACGGCTTGCTACTAGTTTATGATGAAGAAAATGAGGGCTCCCCGAAGTATATGAAGCGTTTAGCCGAAAAATATATGGAAAATAATGACTATACTATTCTAACAATCAACTCCTACGATCTTCAGGTAATCGCAGAGGAAATACAACAGCAACAACAGGATTGGTAG